One window of Atribacter laminatus genomic DNA carries:
- a CDS encoding ABC transporter permease — protein MVFSAKKVLRYIFALFFIITLNFFLPRAMPGDPVINLLGEDFIAGKEAVEKIREELGLNRPILVQYASYWAKLLRFDFGYSYHFRARVSSLIISRLKWTFILVAPSLILGTIIGALAGSLAGWKRKSKGNTFSFLFFLFIYCSPPFFISLLFLYFFGFQLGLFPLKGFYTTGNWIDILKHLFLPVLIMTLFSASRNYMVMRGSVLQEKEKLYVWYARAKGHLDDSILFQHVFKNASLPVITLFALDFGFLFAGVLFIEIVFSLNGMGTLIYQSILSRDYPVLQGTFLIISFMVIIANYLTDWIYNWIDPRVRANR, from the coding sequence ATGGTTTTTTCAGCTAAAAAAGTATTACGTTATATATTCGCCCTTTTTTTTATCATTACATTAAACTTTTTTCTCCCCCGTGCTATGCCCGGTGATCCAGTAATTAATCTTCTTGGAGAGGATTTTATTGCTGGAAAAGAAGCAGTTGAGAAAATTCGAGAAGAATTGGGACTGAACAGGCCAATATTAGTTCAATATGCCAGTTATTGGGCAAAATTGTTACGGTTTGATTTCGGATATTCTTATCATTTCCGAGCTCGAGTTTCTTCTCTAATCATTTCACGTTTAAAATGGACTTTTATCTTGGTTGCTCCTTCGTTGATTCTTGGAACGATTATAGGAGCATTGGCTGGTTCTCTTGCTGGATGGAAAAGGAAAAGCAAAGGGAATACCTTTTCCTTCCTTTTCTTTTTATTTATTTACTGCTCTCCTCCTTTTTTTATTTCTCTCTTGTTTCTCTATTTTTTTGGATTTCAACTCGGCCTTTTCCCTCTAAAAGGCTTTTATACGACAGGAAATTGGATTGATATTCTGAAACACCTTTTTTTACCGGTTTTAATTATGACCTTATTTTCTGCTTCTCGAAATTATATGGTGATGAGGGGGAGCGTTCTCCAAGAGAAAGAGAAGTTATATGTATGGTATGCTCGAGCCAAAGGTCATTTGGATGATAGTATATTGTTTCAGCATGTTTTTAAAAATGCTTCACTGCCGGTCATAACCCTTTTTGCTCTTGATTTTGGATTTTTATTTGCCGGAGTGCTATTCATTGAAATCGTTTTTTCACTTAATGGAATGGGCACTCTCATTTACCAGTCGATACTATCTCGAGATTATCCAGTTCTTCAGGGAACTTTTTTGATCATTTCTTTTATGGTTATTATTGCCAATTACCTTACTGATTGGATTTATAATTGGATTGATCCTCGTGTGAGAGCAAACCGATGA
- a CDS encoding ABC transporter permease — protein MKDLIFQRKKYFTRIGGFLFILFLLIAIFSHFIAPFQLRDRFDPFLPPGLKHLLGTNDIGNDLFTEFIYGSRTTLLVGLLTGAFAVSIGVLVGLFAGYHGGVIDELLMGITDVVLMIPRIPLIIVLSAFLRPSVGLMILVMSVLWWTSTARVIRSRTMQIRTMGFVESARCLGFSNWHILFYEILPNIVMIIIPEFLITVASAMISEASLSFLGLGDPTLKSWGMMIHHAFQRGGFLNGMWWWYIPPGMGITLFVLSMVFLSFAFEETEIGMGEEVAIVPFNR, from the coding sequence ATGAAAGACTTGATTTTTCAACGAAAAAAATATTTCACTCGAATAGGTGGATTTCTCTTTATCCTTTTTTTATTGATTGCTATATTTTCTCATTTTATTGCCCCTTTTCAACTCAGGGATCGTTTTGATCCCTTCTTGCCCCCAGGGTTAAAACATCTTTTGGGGACCAACGATATTGGGAATGACCTCTTCACTGAATTTATCTACGGGTCAAGGACGACACTACTAGTTGGATTGTTAACCGGGGCTTTTGCGGTATCAATTGGGGTATTGGTAGGTCTTTTTGCCGGTTATCACGGAGGAGTCATTGATGAATTACTGATGGGTATTACTGATGTTGTCTTAATGATCCCAAGGATACCCTTAATAATCGTTCTTTCGGCTTTTTTACGTCCCAGTGTAGGATTGATGATCCTGGTGATGAGTGTTTTGTGGTGGACCTCAACCGCTCGGGTAATCCGCTCTCGGACAATGCAGATCCGTACAATGGGTTTTGTTGAAAGTGCTCGTTGTTTGGGATTTTCAAATTGGCATATTCTTTTTTATGAAATCTTGCCGAACATTGTTATGATCATCATTCCAGAATTTCTTATCACGGTAGCTTCTGCCATGATATCAGAAGCCTCATTGTCTTTTTTAGGTTTGGGAGATCCTACGCTAAAAAGTTGGGGAATGATGATTCATCATGCTTTTCAGAGAGGTGGATTCCTGAATGGAATGTGGTGGTGGTACATTCCACCAGGTATGGGTATTACATTATTTGTTTTATCAATGGTATTTTTAAGTTTTGCCTTTGAAGAAACAGAAATTGGAATGGGAGAGGAAGTCGCCATTGTCCCTTTTAACCGTTGA
- a CDS encoding ABC transporter ATP-binding protein: MSLLTVERLNVVFTTHQGKVKAVKNVSMTIPHQETLALIGETGCGKSVIAQSILRLLPSNAQINGRILFQGRDLLLVDEKTMASIRGKEIAIIFQNPSLALNPVYSIGWQVGEPFRIHQSANRNQSIQESVRLLSYMKLDKPESAVKMYPFEFSGGMNQRALIASALALHPNLIIADEPTQGLDRTLIKQIIEQLDRARKIHSSSMLLITHDLTVARSISDWIMVMYAGEIVEQVPTLDFFQSPMHPYSQGLLQSLPENGFHPIPGQSPSMIENLSGCQFHPRCQWAREQCRWERPGLLPINGRMVRCFLYD, from the coding sequence TTGTCCCTTTTAACCGTTGAAAGACTCAATGTTGTTTTTACCACTCACCAAGGGAAAGTTAAAGCAGTAAAAAATGTATCGATGACGATTCCCCACCAGGAAACGCTGGCTTTAATCGGTGAAACCGGTTGCGGTAAGTCGGTGATAGCTCAATCGATTTTAAGGCTTCTTCCCAGCAATGCTCAAATCAATGGAAGAATACTTTTCCAAGGTCGTGATTTGCTTCTGGTTGACGAAAAAACTATGGCTTCGATTCGCGGGAAAGAGATTGCGATAATTTTTCAGAATCCATCTTTGGCTTTAAATCCAGTTTATTCTATTGGATGGCAGGTTGGAGAACCCTTTCGAATCCACCAAAGCGCTAACCGAAACCAGTCAATTCAGGAGTCGGTTCGTCTTCTCTCCTACATGAAGCTTGATAAACCAGAGTCGGCGGTAAAAATGTATCCTTTTGAGTTTTCAGGAGGCATGAACCAAAGAGCACTAATCGCTTCTGCTCTGGCTCTTCATCCCAATCTCATCATTGCTGACGAGCCAACTCAAGGGTTGGATAGAACATTGATTAAACAAATAATTGAACAGCTTGATCGAGCTCGAAAAATTCATTCATCATCGATGTTGCTTATTACCCATGATTTAACGGTAGCTCGGTCAATATCAGATTGGATTATGGTTATGTATGCTGGAGAAATAGTTGAGCAAGTCCCCACTTTGGACTTTTTTCAATCACCGATGCACCCCTATTCTCAAGGTCTGCTTCAAAGTCTTCCAGAGAATGGATTTCATCCCATACCTGGGCAGTCTCCTTCGATGATTGAAAATCTTTCAGGATGCCAGTTCCATCCCCGTTGTCAGTGGGCAAGAGAACAATGCCGTTGGGAAAGGCCTGGACTATTGCCTATCAATGGGCGGATGGTAAGGTGTTTTTTATATGATTGA
- a CDS encoding ABC transporter ATP-binding protein, with the protein MIELQNVSYEYSKGWPRKQHQIVLSDISVKLCMGKTFGLMGHSGTGKTTLGKIVVGLMKSYSGKISFHGKDISQLKSPDWLFFRRKVQMLFQDPQGSLNPKKRIDASLRDVLKITKIPFNQQKQAIEDVLKTVGLSTDFLLRYPAQLSGGQNQRISLARILLLKPEFIVLDEPTSALDISVQAQILFLLGELQKNHGLGFLFISHDPEVIQFMSHSIGILKDGSLDIIQEG; encoded by the coding sequence ATGATTGAACTTCAAAATGTTTCTTATGAATATTCCAAAGGCTGGCCAAGAAAACAACACCAAATCGTTCTGAGCGATATTTCGGTTAAACTCTGTATGGGAAAAACCTTTGGGCTTATGGGACATTCTGGAACCGGTAAAACAACTTTAGGTAAAATTGTTGTCGGTTTAATGAAATCCTATTCGGGAAAGATTTCCTTTCACGGAAAGGATATATCACAACTGAAATCCCCAGATTGGCTCTTTTTTCGTCGCAAGGTTCAAATGCTTTTTCAAGACCCTCAAGGATCGTTAAATCCTAAAAAAAGGATAGACGCTTCCTTGCGTGATGTCCTCAAAATTACCAAAATTCCTTTTAATCAGCAGAAACAAGCCATTGAAGATGTTCTAAAAACCGTTGGTCTTTCAACCGACTTTTTATTGCGCTATCCAGCTCAACTTTCTGGAGGTCAGAATCAACGAATTTCTTTAGCTCGGATTTTGTTGTTGAAACCCGAGTTTATCGTTTTAGATGAACCGACTTCAGCATTAGATATATCGGTTCAAGCTCAAATACTTTTTCTTCTTGGTGAGCTTCAAAAGAATCATGGTTTGGGATTTCTTTTTATTTCTCATGATCCTGAAGTCATTCAATTTATGTCCCACTCAATAGGAATACTTAAAGATGGAAGCTTGGATATCATTCAAGAGGGATAA
- a CDS encoding HAD-IA family hydrolase, translated as MKYTEYIWDFDGTLFDTYPVMVKAFQRALRELGIEEKPDTLLLFMKKSIAETIDYYQSRYQLEELFFKRYLEIRRSYSLDEQPPYSGAMKVCCQIVQQGGRNFIVSHRESSSLYALLDHYGMRQLFTEIITGDDGFERKPSPEAFLYLIKKNQLKKESTLAIGDRILDIQAGREAGIKTVFINLNDDLDCDLADFKIHSLEEALSL; from the coding sequence ATGAAATATACTGAATATATATGGGATTTTGACGGTACCCTGTTTGATACCTATCCGGTTATGGTAAAAGCCTTCCAAAGAGCTTTGAGAGAACTAGGAATAGAAGAAAAACCTGATACTTTACTTCTCTTTATGAAAAAATCAATAGCTGAGACGATTGATTATTACCAAAGTCGTTACCAACTGGAAGAGTTGTTCTTCAAAAGGTATTTAGAAATTCGTCGTTCCTATTCTCTGGATGAACAACCACCTTACTCTGGAGCAATGAAGGTTTGTTGCCAGATTGTCCAACAGGGAGGAAGGAACTTTATCGTCAGCCATCGGGAATCTTCTTCTCTCTATGCCCTTCTTGATCATTATGGAATGAGGCAACTTTTTACTGAAATTATAACCGGCGATGATGGATTTGAAAGAAAACCAAGCCCGGAAGCCTTTCTTTATCTGATTAAAAAAAATCAGTTAAAAAAGGAATCGACCTTGGCAATTGGGGATCGAATCCTCGACATACAGGCCGGTCGAGAAGCTGGAATTAAAACGGTTTTCATTAATTTGAATGATGATTTAGATTGCGATTTGGCTGATTTTAAGATTCATTCTCTCGAAGAAGCATTGAGCTTGTAG
- a CDS encoding alpha/beta fold hydrolase has translation MPFFEYDGLKVFYRIEGSGKPLLLLHGNTVSSEMFSQDITFFSKNRLVIAIDSPGFGKSDRLSSLRDDFWYYNSQVALFLCQALKLSQIDIIGTSGGSTVALNLTMQKPDLVDHIIADSSPGNCLIQNEVSAIKAGREHSKKTPMADYWKNIHGADWERVIDLDTAMLERVAENNLPLLNGDLSKISGPVLFTGSLRDEAISHIEEKVSKLALQIKKSLVLLFPNGYHPFLISRNKEFRQIAMKFLNDDLF, from the coding sequence ATGCCTTTTTTTGAGTATGATGGTTTGAAAGTCTTTTATCGGATTGAAGGTTCAGGAAAACCACTTTTGCTTCTCCATGGAAATACCGTTTCCTCAGAGATGTTTAGCCAAGATATCACCTTTTTTTCCAAAAATCGCCTGGTTATTGCCATTGATTCTCCAGGATTTGGAAAGTCTGATCGATTGTCTTCCTTAAGGGACGACTTCTGGTACTATAATTCGCAAGTAGCCTTATTCTTATGCCAAGCTTTAAAACTTTCCCAAATTGATATCATTGGGACCAGCGGTGGATCAACGGTGGCTTTAAATTTAACCATGCAGAAACCTGACCTGGTTGATCACATTATCGCTGATAGTTCTCCTGGAAATTGCCTGATTCAAAATGAAGTATCGGCAATTAAAGCTGGAAGAGAGCATTCCAAAAAAACGCCGATGGCTGATTATTGGAAGAATATCCATGGAGCAGATTGGGAAAGAGTGATCGATCTCGATACTGCGATGTTAGAACGGGTCGCTGAAAACAATCTCCCTCTTCTGAATGGGGATTTGTCTAAAATTTCTGGACCAGTTCTTTTTACTGGAAGCTTAAGGGATGAAGCTATTTCGCACATTGAAGAAAAGGTTTCAAAATTAGCTCTTCAGATAAAAAAGTCATTGGTTCTCCTTTTTCCCAATGGATATCATCCCTTCCTCATAAGCCGCAACAAGGAATTTCGCCAAATTGCTATGAAATTCTTAAATGATGATTTATTTTAA
- a CDS encoding sodium:solute symporter family protein: MNQIVLILSVLVYMLLTGYLGYLGYRRTQNATDYLLAGRSAHPYLMAMSYGATFISTSAIVGFGGAAALYGLSMLWLTFLNIFVGIFIAFVFFGHRTRAMGVNLDCHTFPEFLGKRYQSRFIEIFSGIMIFVFLPIYIAAVLMGAVQILVVNFNINYDVGLFVFSAIVAIYVIMGGLKGVMYTNAFQGSIMLLAMIILIGVTYSRLGGIVNAHESLASLNPQITEIFGARGHLGFTSMPALGSNLWWTVVSTIVLGVGIGVLAQPQLVVRFMTVKSTRELNRATLIGGIFILFMTGVAFVVGALSNVYFFQSQQQISFLSANKNVDAIIPLFIQKVMPGWFGIIFLVTLFSAAMSTLSGQYHTMGTSLSRDIVETLLKRKTSMSLSRLGTSIGILISTFLAWALPRFFEAGTAIIARGTSLFMGLCASALLPMYVGGLYSRKITKAGAIAGMLSGFFISIFWFLFVHESESKVIGLVAALFGKPALWGHPWNVVDPIVIALPISAVVTILISLFTKKIDESHHQLCFNGVIKKEK, from the coding sequence ATGAATCAAATCGTTTTAATTCTATCAGTATTAGTTTATATGCTATTGACTGGTTATTTAGGATATCTTGGATATCGCCGAACTCAAAATGCAACAGATTATTTGCTAGCAGGAAGAAGCGCCCACCCATATTTAATGGCAATGTCTTATGGCGCTACCTTCATTAGTACATCAGCAATTGTAGGTTTTGGCGGAGCAGCTGCCCTTTATGGATTGAGCATGCTCTGGCTTACTTTTCTCAATATTTTTGTAGGAATTTTTATCGCCTTTGTGTTTTTTGGTCATCGAACTCGCGCTATGGGTGTTAATTTGGATTGCCATACCTTCCCAGAATTTTTAGGAAAAAGATATCAATCGCGATTCATCGAAATTTTTAGTGGTATTATGATATTCGTGTTTTTGCCGATTTACATCGCCGCTGTTCTCATGGGAGCCGTCCAAATTCTGGTGGTTAATTTTAACATTAATTATGACGTCGGTCTTTTTGTTTTTTCTGCAATCGTAGCTATTTACGTCATCATGGGTGGCTTGAAAGGTGTCATGTATACCAACGCTTTTCAAGGATCAATTATGCTCCTGGCAATGATTATTTTGATTGGCGTGACCTATTCCCGGTTGGGAGGGATTGTGAATGCCCATGAATCATTAGCCTCATTAAATCCACAAATTACTGAAATTTTTGGTGCTCGAGGGCATCTCGGTTTCACTTCCATGCCTGCCCTGGGAAGCAATCTCTGGTGGACGGTTGTTTCCACTATTGTTTTAGGAGTCGGCATTGGTGTACTTGCCCAACCTCAGCTGGTAGTCCGTTTTATGACAGTAAAAAGCACCCGCGAGTTAAATCGGGCAACATTAATTGGTGGAATCTTCATTCTTTTTATGACTGGTGTCGCTTTCGTTGTTGGCGCTCTCTCAAATGTTTACTTCTTCCAATCTCAGCAGCAAATCTCCTTTTTATCCGCCAACAAAAACGTGGATGCGATTATTCCTCTTTTTATTCAAAAAGTCATGCCAGGTTGGTTTGGAATTATTTTCCTGGTTACTCTCTTTTCGGCTGCCATGTCAACCCTGAGTGGTCAATATCATACCATGGGGACCTCTTTAAGTCGGGATATTGTTGAAACGCTACTGAAGAGAAAAACCTCCATGAGCTTGAGTCGATTGGGAACCTCAATTGGAATATTAATCAGCACTTTCCTTGCCTGGGCACTCCCACGTTTCTTTGAAGCCGGAACTGCAATCATTGCTCGAGGAACATCGCTCTTCATGGGTTTATGTGCCTCTGCCCTCCTCCCGATGTATGTAGGTGGACTCTACTCTCGCAAAATAACTAAAGCTGGAGCTATCGCCGGAATGTTGAGTGGGTTTTTCATTAGCATCTTTTGGTTCCTATTCGTTCATGAAAGTGAATCAAAGGTGATTGGATTGGTTGCTGCACTTTTTGGAAAACCAGCGCTCTGGGGTCATCCCTGGAATGTAGTAGATCCCATCGTTATCGCACTACCTATTTCAGCTGTGGTGACTATTCTTATTAGTCTTTTTACCAAAAAAATTGACGAATCTCATCACCAACTCTGTTTTAATGGAGTTATAAAGAAAGAGAAATAA
- a CDS encoding symporter small accessory protein: MLGLHDFTIALLYILCIASSLLCVIYGILYWNQGGEKPIEPVKLVEWQKEEKELEEEL; the protein is encoded by the coding sequence ATGCTGGGTTTACATGACTTTACCATTGCTCTCCTCTATATTCTCTGCATTGCTAGTTCCTTACTATGTGTAATTTATGGCATTTTATACTGGAATCAAGGCGGTGAAAAACCGATCGAACCGGTCAAATTGGTTGAGTGGCAGAAAGAAGAAAAGGAGTTGGAAGAAGAGCTGTAA
- the xseB gene encoding exodeoxyribonuclease VII small subunit, translating into MNKKDHISYKQALEELEKIVDEIENGEIDVDLLAEKVKRATVLSQICKSKLRKTQEELDKLLSEIEKEENEQQDTDPEPSS; encoded by the coding sequence ATGAATAAAAAGGATCATATAAGCTATAAACAAGCTCTTGAGGAATTAGAGAAAATAGTCGATGAAATTGAAAATGGAGAAATTGATGTTGATCTTTTAGCCGAAAAGGTAAAACGTGCGACAGTCTTGAGCCAAATTTGTAAGAGCAAATTGAGAAAAACTCAAGAAGAGCTTGATAAATTATTAAGTGAAATTGAAAAAGAAGAGAATGAACAACAAGATACCGACCCTGAACCATCCTCGTAA
- the xseA gene encoding exodeoxyribonuclease VII large subunit: MVNQMIASQFISLYDLCVLIRKVVGDNFPEYIWIVAEIANIKENQNGHCYLELVDKNEEKVIAQARATIWAYNYRSLSYKFEKATGETLKRGMKILFSAQVQYHEVYGLSLNIKDIDPTYSTGEMARKKRETVERLLRENLLELNKSLLLPLVPQRIAIISSPTAAGYGDFMTHLQENSYGYQFSLSLFQALMQGEEASFSIIAALQKIKKQIDLFDLVVIIRGGGSQIDLSCFDDYELSAEIARFPLPVVTGIGHERDDTVVDMVAHTKKKTPTAVADFLISGIRLFETQIEELQNSIIRYSDRLLENSRFSLQENLNNLNHALKNILSHTFSTYQLLAIRFCLASRKYFSDHQNRLSLILQKVNAVFRQKFQEAKNKHLLLEQFMYHFNPINLMKRGFSIARMNGNLLTSVKQAKSGQIITTQLLDGLILSKVEDKS; encoded by the coding sequence ATGGTTAATCAAATGATTGCTTCACAATTTATCAGTCTATATGATTTATGCGTTCTCATCCGGAAAGTTGTTGGGGATAACTTTCCGGAATATATATGGATTGTAGCAGAAATCGCCAACATTAAAGAAAATCAAAATGGTCATTGTTATTTAGAATTAGTCGATAAAAATGAGGAGAAGGTCATCGCTCAAGCCAGAGCTACGATCTGGGCTTATAATTACCGATCTCTTTCCTATAAATTTGAAAAAGCAACTGGAGAAACCCTTAAAAGAGGCATGAAAATCCTCTTTAGTGCTCAGGTTCAATACCATGAAGTATATGGATTGAGTCTCAATATTAAAGATATTGATCCTACCTATTCGACCGGAGAGATGGCCCGAAAAAAAAGAGAGACGGTGGAACGCCTTTTACGAGAAAACCTATTAGAATTGAATAAATCTCTTCTCCTTCCTTTAGTTCCCCAGCGCATTGCCATTATATCCTCCCCGACAGCTGCTGGTTATGGCGATTTTATGACCCACCTCCAGGAAAATTCTTATGGATATCAGTTCTCTCTCAGTTTATTCCAAGCCTTAATGCAGGGAGAAGAGGCATCATTCTCGATAATAGCTGCCCTTCAAAAAATTAAAAAACAAATTGATTTATTCGATTTGGTGGTGATTATTCGAGGTGGTGGCTCTCAAATTGACCTAAGTTGTTTTGATGATTATGAACTTTCTGCAGAAATTGCTCGCTTTCCCTTACCAGTAGTGACTGGCATCGGACATGAGCGCGATGACACCGTGGTTGACATGGTTGCTCATACCAAGAAAAAAACCCCAACTGCAGTTGCTGATTTTTTAATCTCTGGAATTCGTCTTTTTGAAACTCAGATTGAAGAATTACAAAACAGTATAATTCGTTACTCTGACCGATTATTAGAAAATTCACGCTTTTCACTCCAAGAAAATCTCAACAATTTGAACCACGCTTTGAAAAATATTTTGTCACATACTTTTTCAACATATCAACTTTTAGCAATTCGTTTTTGCCTGGCAAGTCGTAAATATTTTTCTGACCATCAAAATCGCTTGTCTCTAATCTTACAAAAAGTGAATGCGGTTTTTCGGCAAAAATTCCAAGAAGCCAAGAACAAACATTTGCTCCTTGAACAATTTATGTATCATTTTAATCCAATAAATCTCATGAAACGAGGGTTTAGTATTGCCCGAATGAATGGAAACCTTCTTACCAGTGTTAAACAAGCGAAATCAGGCCAAATTATTACAACACAGCTTCTCGATGGATTAATATTGAGCAAAGTGGAGGATAAATCATGA
- the pepF gene encoding oligoendopeptidase F — translation MNKKLLSLIYCLIGSFLILGTIHFNALAAEGPVSRGQIEEKYQWNLGDIYSNQKEWEIDFAKIQNEYLPKMEEFRDKLSQAENVLACLQFNDELFRLIEKLYVYAYMKADENQDDSVASEMSSRAETLYSQAAATVSFIRPELLSQPESVLKGYMEDPAFSDYRHTLDALLKLKPHTLSKPEEELLAKASDMASAPSVIFDKVTEADMIFPKVLDDKGKEVQLSEGVFYRYLQSPDREFRKRVYEGILNSYDKSKNTLAATLNSEVKKNWFYSQARKYDSSLEASLFSENIPREVYDNLIQAVNNNLSYLHQYVQLRKKVFQLDQVQIFDMYVPLVADYTLTVSYEKAQQKLLEGLKPLGPEYLDMLKKGFENRWIDVYETENKATGGYSWGAYDTHPYILMNYDNTADSMLTLAHEMGHALNSHYTNSSQKYVNSQTPIFTAEVASTMNENLMLEYLIKNAKNDDEKLYFLDKLIENIRGTVYTQVMYSEFEQIIHERIEKGEALSYKYLSDAWKELLGKYYGPDFIVEELASRGWSRIPHFYMNFYVFKYATSLAASNELLNNILTDQPDAIDKYLSFLKAGSSDYPVEILKAAGVDMISTQPVDHLLKKFGDLVKDMEETFKKKGIIE, via the coding sequence ATGAATAAAAAATTACTTTCCCTTATCTATTGCCTTATTGGTTCATTTCTTATTCTCGGTACAATACATTTTAATGCATTAGCAGCGGAGGGACCTGTGTCAAGAGGACAGATTGAAGAAAAATACCAATGGAACTTGGGTGATATTTATTCCAACCAAAAAGAATGGGAAATAGATTTTGCCAAGATTCAAAATGAATACCTTCCCAAGATGGAGGAATTCCGTGATAAATTAAGCCAGGCTGAAAACGTTCTCGCCTGTTTACAATTCAACGACGAACTCTTCCGATTAATAGAAAAATTATACGTTTATGCCTATATGAAAGCCGATGAAAACCAGGATGATAGCGTTGCTTCAGAAATGAGTTCTCGAGCTGAAACTCTTTATTCCCAAGCTGCAGCAACGGTATCTTTTATAAGGCCAGAATTATTAAGCCAACCAGAATCAGTTCTCAAAGGATATATGGAGGATCCAGCTTTTAGCGATTATCGTCATACTTTAGATGCCTTGTTAAAATTAAAACCTCACACTCTTTCTAAACCTGAAGAAGAATTGTTAGCCAAAGCATCAGATATGGCAAGTGCTCCTTCAGTAATATTCGATAAAGTAACTGAGGCGGATATGATTTTCCCAAAGGTTCTGGATGATAAAGGTAAAGAAGTTCAACTCTCCGAGGGAGTTTTTTATCGATACTTACAAAGCCCTGACCGAGAATTCCGCAAGCGGGTTTATGAAGGAATTCTAAATTCCTATGATAAATCCAAAAATACTTTAGCTGCTACTTTAAATTCAGAAGTTAAAAAGAACTGGTTTTATTCCCAGGCTCGAAAATATGATTCTTCGCTTGAAGCTTCACTTTTTAGCGAAAATATTCCAAGAGAAGTTTACGATAACCTCATTCAAGCGGTGAATAATAATCTTTCTTATCTCCATCAATATGTTCAATTGCGAAAAAAGGTCTTTCAACTGGACCAGGTTCAAATTTTTGATATGTATGTCCCCCTGGTGGCAGATTATACACTTACGGTCTCTTATGAAAAAGCCCAACAAAAGCTTTTAGAAGGACTAAAACCTTTGGGACCAGAATATTTGGATATGTTAAAAAAAGGGTTTGAGAACCGATGGATTGATGTGTATGAAACCGAAAACAAAGCAACCGGTGGTTACAGCTGGGGCGCGTATGATACTCATCCTTATATTTTAATGAATTATGACAATACTGCCGATTCCATGCTAACCCTTGCTCACGAAATGGGTCATGCTCTGAATTCTCATTACACCAATAGCAGTCAAAAATATGTAAATTCTCAAACACCAATTTTCACTGCTGAAGTCGCTTCAACCATGAATGAAAACCTCATGTTAGAATACCTCATCAAAAACGCAAAAAATGATGATGAAAAATTATATTTTTTAGACAAACTGATCGAAAACATTCGGGGCACGGTCTATACCCAGGTTATGTATTCAGAATTTGAGCAAATAATCCATGAAAGAATAGAAAAAGGCGAAGCGCTTTCTTATAAATATCTCAGTGATGCTTGGAAAGAGCTATTGGGAAAATACTACGGTCCGGATTTTATCGTTGAAGAATTAGCCAGTCGCGGCTGGTCTCGTATTCCCCATTTTTATATGAATTTTTATGTCTTTAAATATGCAACCTCTCTTGCCGCATCCAATGAACTTCTCAATAATATCCTTACTGATCAACCAGATGCTATTGATAAATATCTGAGTTTTCTAAAAGCAGGAAGCTCTGATTATCCCGTGGAAATACTCAAGGCAGCTGGGGTAGATATGATTTCAACCCAACCAGTTGATCATCTTCTCAAAAAATTTGGAGATTTAGTCAAAGATATGGAAGAAACTTTTAAAAAGAAAGGAATTATAGAGTAG
- a CDS encoding tetratricopeptide repeat protein, whose product MNKNMSTCFLLSLFLLFFIFSGSVYALDTVEIDYGDQNTVDGYAQTMFDQGYNLYQAGRYGDAIQFFIDATSAKPNFTKAWYWLARTYQENNMVDEAIWAWKKVIQLDPSNTQAQYFLNKMQNWRLYGKEAWDIYEQAQNAYLQNQYIPAIQLFEAAIRENPNLEVAYYWLGISQLKNEDYAAAVKSLEKYLTLQPQDKNAQYWLNQAKKGKK is encoded by the coding sequence TTTATTTTCTCCGGGTCGGTTTATGCTCTTGATACGGTTGAAATAGATTATGGAGATCAGAATACTGTTGATGGTTATGCTCAAACCATGTTTGATCAAGGATATAATCTGTACCAAGCTGGTCGCTATGGTGATGCTATTCAATTTTTTATTGATGCAACTTCAGCTAAGCCAAATTTTACTAAGGCATGGTATTGGTTAGCTCGAACCTATCAGGAGAATAACATGGTTGATGAAGCCATTTGGGCTTGGAAAAAGGTAATTCAGCTTGATCCAAGCAATACTCAAGCTCAGTACTTCCTCAACAAAATGCAAAATTGGAGATTATACGGGAAAGAAGCCTGGGACATATATGAACAAGCCCAAAATGCCTATCTTCAAAATCAATATATACCAGCCATTCAACTTTTTGAGGCTGCAATTAGAGAAAATCCCAATTTAGAGGTCGCTTATTATTGGCTTGGAATAAGCCAATTGAAAAATGAGGATTATGCTGCAGCGGTGAAAAGTTTGGAAAAATATCTGACCTTGCAACCCCAAGATAAAAATGCTCAATATTGGCTTAATCAGGCTAAAAAAGGCAAGAAGTAA